The following is a genomic window from Halorhodospira halophila.
CAAGTACGTCGAAGGGGTCGTGCTCGCCGATCAGGTCGAGGCGCTGTTCCGCAACGTCCCCCCGCCGATCGCCCTGGCCCTTGCACAGACCGAGAACGAGGAGAAGGCGCAGCGTGCTCAGATCATGCGCGAGCACGACTGCACCGAGGTCGAGGCCGCCGAGATCGTAGCCCAACGGATTGCGGAGGCGCAGACATGAACGCACGAGCCTGGATGATGCGTGCCGCGCTGGGCGCGGGCCTGCTGGGGATGCTGCCCGCTGTCGCGTCGGCGAGCGACAGCGCGCCGAGTCAGGCGCGGGATCACGAGGACCGATCCTCGGCGCCCGGGGAGCACCTCGATCGCAGCCAGTGGAGCGAGCTCGAAGACGAGGAGTGGGAGCGCTACGAGTCGCTGATGAAAGGCCCGCGTGGGCTCTGGAGCCCAGACCTGGACCCGGTCTGGGTGCTGGGCATCCATGCGCGCTCAGGCGAGGAGCGACGCCGGATGGCGGAGATCGCGGTCGAGCGCGAGCGCGAGCGGGTCAGCCAGGAGCTCGCCTTCCAGTACGCCTATGACGACGCCTGGGATCGGCTCTACCCGGATGAGACCCCCTTCGCCAGCGATGAGACCGATGCCGATGAGGCCAGTCGTCAAGATCCGTCGCAACGGGAGGCGAGCGAACGGGAAGCCGCTCAGCAGGAGGCCTCGATCGAAGACGTCGGTCCCGGCGATCGGGTCGCCCTGGTGACCAGAGCGGAGGATTGCTCGACCTGTGAGGAGGTCCTGGAGCGTCTGATTGGCGCCCTCAGTGAGGGGGCGGGCTGGCAGGCCGATGTCTTTGTGCTGGATGCCGAATCGGATCACGAGGTGCGCGAATGGGCGACCGAGCACCAGGTACCGCCGCAGCTGGTCGAAACGCAGCGGCTGACGCTCAACCGGGACGAGGGCGAGCTCGCCGAGCTCGAGGTACCCGCGCTCTATCGCCGGGACGGCGCTCAGTGGGAGCCGCTTGCCTGGTGATGGCCCTCACCGCGCCGACGGCGCCGGCCGGCGAGCCGCCAAGGCTTTACCAGGAGGTGGCCGAGGCCGCCGAGGTGCCAGCGCAGCTGCTCTATGCCTTGGNGCGCTCAGGCGAGGAGCGACGCCGGATGGCGGAGATCGCGGTCGAGCGCGAGCGCGAGCGGGTCAGCCAGGAGCTCGCCTTCCAGTACGCCTATGACGACGCCTGGGATCGGCTCTATCCGGACGAGGCCCCCTTCGCGAGCGAGACCGATGCCGATGAGGCCAGCCCTCAAGATCCGTCGCAACGGGAGGCGAGCGAACGGGAAGCCGCTCAGCAGGAGGCCTCGATCGAAGACGTCGGTCCCGGCGATCGGGTCGCCCTGGTGACCCGAGCGGAGGATTGCTCGACCTGTGAGGAGGTCCTGGAGCGTCTGATCGGCGCCCTCAGTGGGGGGGCGGGCTGGCAGGCCGATGTCTTTGTGCTGGATGCCGAATCGGATCACGAGGTGCGCGAATGGGCGACCGAGCGCCAGGTACCGCCGCAGCTGGTCGAGACGCAGCGGCTGACGCTCAACCGGGACGAGGGCGAGCTCGCCGAGCTCGAGGCACCCGCGCTCTATCGCCGGGACGGCGCTCAGTGGGAGCCGCTTGCCTGGTGATGGCCCTCACCGCGCCGACGGCGCCGGCCGGCGAGCCGCCAAGGCTTTACCAGGAGGTGGCCGAGGCCGCCGAGGTGCCAGCGGAGCTGCTCTATGCCTTGGCTGCCGCGGAATCCGGCGCGGCGCTGAGCTCGGGGCGCTACGAGCCGTGGCCGTGGACGCTCAACGTCGGCGGCGAGCCGGAGCGCTACCCCAGCCGGGAGGCCGCGCAGGCGGCGCTGCGACAGCACCGGGCCGATGGCCGGAGCAACATCGATGTGGGACTGATGCAGGTCAACTGGCACTGGCATGGCGAGCGCTTCGCATCGCTGAGCCAGGCACTCGAGCCGCAGGCGAATCTGCAGGTGGGCGCGGCGATTCTGCGGGGGCGCTACGAGGAGCGTGGTGATTGGCTCGAGGCGGCCGGTGCTTACCACGCGCCGTCGGACCCGCAGGCTGCCGCGGCGCATCGCGAGGCGGTCGCCGAGCACCTGCCACCCCCCGTTAAAGCAGGGGAATAGGCGAGGGAGGTTCGCCATGGGTGTTTCCCACAGAAGCTGTGGAAAAGTCTGTGGAGGCGATCGCGCGCATCGCGGTCGTGCCGGGATTCATCTTGGGGTGAGCAAAGATTATCCAGCTTGGCGCCGGTGGGCGGGGGGCTGGTTGCTGGTGCTCACCCTGGGCCTCGCTTGTGCCGGCTCAGCGGCGGCCTTTGAGCTTGAAGTGGACGCCGGCGGCGGTAAGTCGATTGATCCCTACATCGAGCGCTTCGAGGACTCGTTCGAGGCGCTGCGCTGCGAGCCGGAGCCCCGGTCCATGCCGGATCCTCCCGAGCCGGAGGTGACCGAAGCGGCGCAGAGCCTGTTGCCTGTCGAGACCGAGGGCATGGAGTTTGGGCGCCTAAAGGAGGGGGTCGAGCGCAAGCATCGCGAGCGCATGGCCGAGCTCCCGCGCCCCTTGTGCCTGATCGGTCGCGGTGAGGGCTCATTGAGGTGGCTGGCGCAGCATCGCGAGGATCTGCGGGCTGCGGGCGCGGTTTGCGTTCTGGTCGAGGCCAAGGACCGGGCAGACCTGGAGCATGTTCGCGACCTCGCCGACGGCATCTGGGTCCAGGTCGGCCCCGGTGACGGCTTCGCCGAGCACTTCGGTGTGGATCGTTACCCCGTGATCCTGACCCCGGAGGGGCCGAAGCAATGAGCGGGCAGCATCCGGTTGAGGCGCTCCTGCGTCCCCCGGTGGAACTCTACTCGGCGGCTACCGCCGGCATGGCGGCGGCGATCGCTGCCTATGCGCCGTGGGCACTGATGATGAATCGGGAGCTGGCCTGGGGGACGGCTGTGGTGTTTGGTGCCGTCGCGATCGCGCGGGGGTATCAGGGGTGGTGGATCCTGCGCTACCAGCGCAATCTCCGGACCCTGCCGGAGTTCCGCATGACATCCCGGCAGATCCCGGTCGCGTGCCACTGGCTCTACCTGGGCCGGGGCTTTCGCTGGACGCAGAAGCATACGCAGCGGCTCTGGGACACGATCAAGCCCGAGGCGCAGCGCTACATCGAGCCCGGCCCGGTGTACGAGTGGGCTCGTCGCATCGAGGCTGAGTGGGAGAACAAACCCGTCCTCCAGGCCGTAGCGAAGCTGCTGAGCCGGCGCGCCTGGTGGAACCCGCTCGCTCCGCTGCCGCCGGTCGGCGGCCGGCCGGCGCTGCACGGCGTGGAGCCGAATGAGCGCGACGTCTATCAGGACCTGGGCGAGCGGGTCGGGCACACG
Proteins encoded in this region:
- a CDS encoding TIGR03759 family integrating conjugative element protein, which produces MNARAWMMRAALGAGLLGMLPAVASASDSAPSQARDHEDRSSAPGEHLDRSQWSELEDEEWERYESLMKGPRGLWSPDLDPVWVLGIHARSGEERRRMAEIAVERERERVSQELAFQYAYDDAWDRLYPDETPFASDETDADEASRQDPSQREASEREAAQQEASIEDVGPGDRVALVTRAEDCSTCEEVLERLIGALSEGAGWQADVFVLDAESDHEVREWATEHQVPPQLVETQRLTLNRDEGELAELEVPALYRRDGAQWEPLAW
- a CDS encoding transglycosylase SLT domain-containing protein — encoded protein: MALTAPTAPAGEPPRLYQEVAEAAEVPAELLYALAAAESGAALSSGRYEPWPWTLNVGGEPERYPSREAAQAALRQHRADGRSNIDVGLMQVNWHWHGERFASLSQALEPQANLQVGAAILRGRYEERGDWLEAAGAYHAPSDPQAAAAHREAVAEHLPPPVKAGE
- a CDS encoding PFL_4695 family integrating conjugative element protein, with amino-acid sequence MSKDYPAWRRWAGGWLLVLTLGLACAGSAAAFELEVDAGGGKSIDPYIERFEDSFEALRCEPEPRSMPDPPEPEVTEAAQSLLPVETEGMEFGRLKEGVERKHRERMAELPRPLCLIGRGEGSLRWLAQHREDLRAAGAVCVLVEAKDRADLEHVRDLADGIWVQVGPGDGFAEHFGVDRYPVILTPEGPKQ